One region of Clostridiales bacterium genomic DNA includes:
- a CDS encoding DUF2804 domain-containing protein has product MNQHEITERRPLLDASGNLTEPGYAKSLLPVYRRGDIKANKLRIKEWDYYCINNGHFALALTIADNSYMGLDSISLLNLDEGWEITKSPMKAFTNGKVCLPESSERGDVHSAGRNYSILFKNEGDRRVLIAQMKNFGPEGSLYAKVTLTDIPAESMVIATPFDKDKHFYYNQKINCMRAEGTVTYGYHNRTYTFDPADSFAVLDWGRGVWTYKNTWYWGSASGLVDGERFGFNIGYGFGNTSAASENMLFYKGRAHKLSQVIFHIPGDGGKATPDYMRPWTFTSDDGRFEMDYTPVLDRASCSDVGLIKSDQHQVFGVFNGRAVLDDGTVLNVKDLPGFAEKVINKW; this is encoded by the coding sequence ATGAATCAGCACGAGATCACCGAGCGCCGCCCCCTGCTCGATGCGAGCGGCAACCTGACGGAACCCGGCTATGCGAAGTCCCTGCTGCCCGTCTACCGCCGGGGCGACATCAAGGCCAACAAGCTGCGCATCAAGGAATGGGACTACTACTGCATCAACAACGGCCACTTCGCCCTCGCCCTGACCATCGCGGACAACAGCTACATGGGGCTCGACTCCATCTCCCTGCTCAACCTCGACGAGGGGTGGGAGATCACGAAAAGCCCGATGAAGGCCTTCACGAACGGCAAGGTCTGCCTGCCCGAGAGCAGTGAACGCGGCGATGTGCACAGCGCCGGGCGCAACTACAGCATCCTCTTCAAGAATGAGGGAGACCGCCGCGTGCTCATCGCGCAGATGAAAAACTTCGGCCCGGAGGGCTCGCTGTACGCGAAGGTGACGCTCACGGACATCCCGGCCGAGTCCATGGTCATCGCCACGCCCTTTGACAAGGACAAGCACTTTTACTACAACCAGAAGATCAACTGCATGCGCGCCGAGGGTACTGTGACTTACGGCTACCACAACCGCACGTACACCTTTGACCCGGCGGACAGCTTCGCCGTGCTCGACTGGGGCCGCGGCGTGTGGACGTATAAAAACACGTGGTACTGGGGCAGCGCCTCCGGTCTCGTGGACGGGGAGCGGTTCGGCTTCAACATCGGCTACGGCTTCGGCAACACGAGCGCCGCGAGCGAGAACATGCTCTTTTACAAGGGCCGGGCGCACAAGCTCAGCCAGGTCATCTTCCACATCCCCGGCGACGGCGGCAAGGCCACGCCGGACTATATGCGGCCCTGGACCTTCACGAGCGACGACGGCCGCTTCGAGATGGACTACACCCCCGTGCTCGACCGCGCGAGCTGTTCGGACGTGGGCCTCATCAAGTCCGACCAGCACCAGGTGTTTGGCGTGTTCAACGGCCGCGCCGTGCTCGACGACGGCACGGTGCTGAACGTGAAAGACCTCCCCGGCTTTGCCGAGAAGGTCATCAACAAATGGTAA
- a CDS encoding U32 family peptidase codes for MLELLAPAGNLDAVIAAVQNGADAVYMGFGDGFNARRSADNFTRESFAKAVRYCHIRGCKVYVTLNTLVGDREMDAAAALAQQASDAGADAILVQDLGLARVLRAALPDIPLHASTQMSIHNLAGVEAAAEMGITRAVLARELSLEQIRFISQHVSIETEVFVHGALCFCYSGQCYMSALIGRRSGNRGACAQPCRMQYSMGGRMDEYPLSLRDNCLADYLQQLEDAGVACVKIEGRMKRPEYVAVVTDVYARCIHEHRVPTQEENDRLALAFSRQGFTQGYLLGEKGPDMLGTRAAEPDREAEKMFTAARKAYADGERRRVPVKFYAKVQTGEPVMAAVMDEEGHRAVLTGPVPEPAQRAPLTAQSLADQFAKTGGTPYYSTGTESRIDPDLYLPAAAVNDLRRRLITGLKEERAALPERRSLPLPLRPEGKRYFADPALIVQVHQAEQLTQELAALHPAYVYVPVEILDSDFPRLAPFLEQGAQVVAVLPRVITDDQAEDMHAMLSRAAENGVQEALVGNMGHIFFARRAGMRVRGDFGLNVFNSFTEEVLQQAGLVSATASFELRVAQIRDLAKSIDTEMIVYGRLPCMITEQCIIRNSAGRCNCSVPNNLADRRGALFPVLPAFGHRNQIFNAHKLYLADKHEDYETAGLWGVRLMFTTETPRECVAVTQSYLGLTDYRPNGLTRGLYYRGVE; via the coding sequence ATGCTGGAATTGCTGGCGCCCGCGGGCAACCTCGACGCCGTCATCGCGGCGGTGCAAAACGGGGCGGACGCGGTGTATATGGGCTTTGGCGACGGATTCAACGCGCGCCGGAGCGCCGATAATTTCACACGGGAGTCGTTTGCCAAGGCCGTGCGCTACTGTCACATCCGCGGCTGCAAGGTCTACGTCACGCTCAACACCCTCGTGGGCGACCGCGAGATGGACGCCGCCGCCGCGCTCGCGCAGCAGGCGTCGGACGCCGGGGCGGACGCGATCCTTGTGCAGGATCTGGGCCTCGCGCGCGTGCTGCGCGCCGCCCTGCCGGACATTCCGCTGCACGCCAGCACGCAGATGAGCATCCACAATCTCGCCGGGGTCGAGGCCGCGGCCGAGATGGGCATCACCCGCGCCGTGCTCGCGCGCGAGCTCTCGCTCGAGCAGATCCGCTTCATCTCGCAGCACGTGAGCATCGAGACCGAGGTGTTCGTGCACGGGGCGCTGTGCTTCTGTTATTCCGGCCAGTGCTATATGAGCGCGCTCATCGGCCGCCGCAGCGGCAACCGCGGCGCGTGCGCGCAGCCGTGCCGCATGCAGTACAGCATGGGCGGCCGCATGGATGAGTATCCGCTGAGCCTGCGCGACAACTGTCTGGCTGACTATCTGCAGCAGCTCGAGGACGCGGGCGTTGCCTGCGTGAAGATCGAGGGCCGCATGAAGCGGCCGGAGTACGTCGCCGTGGTCACGGACGTGTATGCCCGCTGCATCCATGAGCACCGCGTGCCCACGCAGGAGGAAAACGACCGGCTCGCGCTGGCGTTCTCGCGTCAGGGCTTCACGCAGGGCTACCTGCTCGGGGAAAAAGGGCCGGACATGCTCGGCACACGCGCCGCTGAGCCCGACCGCGAGGCGGAAAAAATGTTCACCGCCGCGCGCAAGGCGTATGCCGACGGCGAGCGCCGCCGCGTGCCCGTGAAGTTTTATGCCAAGGTGCAGACCGGCGAGCCGGTCATGGCCGCCGTCATGGACGAGGAAGGCCACCGCGCCGTGCTCACCGGCCCCGTGCCGGAGCCCGCGCAGCGCGCGCCGCTGACCGCGCAGAGCCTCGCCGACCAGTTTGCCAAAACGGGCGGCACGCCCTATTATTCCACCGGCACCGAGAGCCGCATCGACCCGGATCTCTATCTTCCGGCGGCCGCCGTCAACGACCTGCGCCGCCGGCTCATCACCGGCCTGAAGGAGGAGCGCGCGGCCCTGCCCGAGCGGCGGAGCCTGCCGCTGCCGCTGCGTCCGGAGGGCAAGCGCTATTTTGCCGACCCCGCGCTCATCGTGCAGGTGCATCAGGCCGAGCAGCTCACGCAGGAGCTTGCCGCGCTGCACCCGGCGTATGTATATGTGCCGGTCGAGATCCTCGACAGTGATTTTCCGCGTCTCGCCCCGTTTCTGGAGCAGGGGGCGCAGGTCGTGGCGGTGCTGCCGCGCGTCATCACGGACGATCAGGCCGAGGACATGCACGCCATGCTCTCTCGCGCCGCCGAAAACGGCGTGCAGGAAGCGCTCGTCGGCAACATGGGCCATATCTTCTTCGCCCGCCGCGCGGGGATGCGCGTGCGCGGCGACTTTGGACTCAATGTCTTTAACTCCTTCACGGAGGAAGTGCTGCAGCAGGCCGGTCTCGTGAGCGCGACGGCGTCGTTCGAGCTGCGCGTGGCGCAGATCCGCGACCTTGCCAAAAGCATCGACACGGAGATGATCGTCTACGGCCGCCTGCCGTGCATGATCACCGAGCAGTGCATCATCCGCAACAGCGCGGGCCGCTGCAACTGCAGCGTGCCCAACAATCTGGCCGACCGGCGCGGGGCGCTGTTCCCGGTGCTGCCGGCGTTCGGTCACCGCAACCAGATCTTCAACGCGCACAAGCTCTACCTCGCCGACAAGCATGAGGACTATGAAACGGCGGGCCTCTGGGGCGTGCGCCTCATGTTCACGACCGAGACGCCGCGTGAGTGCGTCGCGGTCACGCAGAGCTATCTGGGCCTGACGGATTATCGCCCGAACGGGCTGACCCGCGGCCTGTATTATCGGGGCGTGGAATGA
- a CDS encoding Maf family protein produces the protein MNWILASGSPRRRELLEMLGVPDLTIRPAKGPERATPGAGPEQTVRELALHKAQEVAQTCAPEDIIIAADTIVYLDGAILGKPRDHDDAVRMLTALSGREHIVYTGVAVLRGGELRQAAERTAVRFRPLTSGEIERYIATGEPMDKAGAYGIQGRGALFIAHLDGDYFNVMGLPLCRLGQLLNELGVELL, from the coding sequence ATGAACTGGATTCTAGCCTCCGGCTCCCCGCGCCGGCGGGAGCTGCTGGAGATGCTCGGCGTGCCGGACCTGACGATCCGGCCGGCAAAGGGACCTGAGCGCGCGACGCCGGGCGCCGGCCCGGAGCAGACCGTGCGCGAGCTGGCGCTGCACAAGGCGCAGGAGGTCGCACAGACCTGCGCGCCGGAGGACATCATTATCGCGGCGGACACGATCGTCTATCTCGACGGCGCCATCCTCGGCAAGCCGCGAGATCATGACGACGCCGTGCGCATGCTCACGGCCCTGTCCGGGCGCGAGCACATCGTCTACACCGGCGTCGCCGTGCTGCGCGGCGGCGAGCTGCGGCAGGCGGCCGAGCGCACGGCCGTGCGCTTTCGCCCTCTCACGTCCGGGGAGATCGAGCGCTACATCGCCACCGGCGAGCCGATGGACAAGGCCGGCGCTTACGGCATTCAGGGCCGCGGCGCGCTGTTCATCGCGCATCTGGACGGCGATTATTTCAACGTGATGGGCCTGCCGCTGTGCAGGCTGGGACAACTGCTGAACGAACTGGGAGTCGAGCTGCTTTGA
- a CDS encoding Mrp/NBP35 family ATP-binding protein has product MSDNHNEAPENCTHDCSTCGEACAQHEPESLQQPLRPGSRVDKVIAVVSGKGGVGKSLVTSLLACEMQRRGHQAAVLDADITGPSIPQAFGVHGGAMGGEDFLYANRTRTGIEIMSINLLLPNETDPVVWRGPVIAGAVTQFWTDVQWDNVNYMFVDMPPGTGDVPLTVFQSLPVAGVVVVTSPQELVGMIVDKAVNMADMMHVPVLGIVENMAYYTCPDCGKQHAIFGESHIEAIAAKHGIPNTAKLPIDPAIAAACDAGRIEDVQGDWLSSLADAIEGK; this is encoded by the coding sequence ATGAGTGACAATCACAACGAAGCACCCGAAAACTGCACGCACGACTGTTCGACCTGCGGCGAGGCCTGTGCCCAGCACGAGCCGGAGTCCCTGCAGCAGCCGCTGCGTCCCGGTTCCCGCGTCGATAAGGTCATCGCGGTCGTGTCCGGCAAGGGCGGCGTCGGCAAGAGCCTCGTGACGAGCCTGCTCGCCTGCGAGATGCAGCGCCGCGGCCATCAGGCCGCTGTGCTCGATGCCGACATCACCGGCCCGTCGATCCCGCAGGCTTTCGGCGTCCACGGCGGCGCCATGGGCGGCGAGGACTTCCTGTATGCCAACCGTACCCGCACCGGCATCGAGATCATGTCCATCAACCTCCTGCTTCCGAACGAGACCGACCCCGTCGTCTGGCGCGGCCCGGTCATCGCCGGCGCCGTGACCCAGTTCTGGACCGACGTGCAGTGGGACAACGTGAACTATATGTTCGTCGACATGCCTCCCGGAACGGGCGATGTGCCGCTGACGGTGTTCCAGTCCCTGCCCGTGGCGGGCGTGGTCGTCGTCACGTCCCCGCAGGAGCTCGTCGGCATGATCGTCGACAAGGCCGTCAACATGGCCGACATGATGCACGTGCCCGTGCTCGGCATCGTCGAGAACATGGCCTACTACACCTGCCCGGACTGCGGCAAGCAGCACGCCATCTTCGGTGAGAGCCACATTGAGGCCATTGCCGCCAAGCACGGCATCCCCAACACGGCCAAGCTGCCCATCGACCCCGCCATCGCGGCGGCGTGCGACGCGGGCCGGATCGAGGACGTGCAGGGCGACTGGCTCAGCAGCCTCGCCGATGCCATCGAGGGCAAGTAA
- a CDS encoding NTP transferase domain-containing protein has product MDMTLVVMAAGLGSRYGGVKQIERLGPDGEILMEYAIYDALRAGFDRIVLIIKPQMLQDVRALFGDRIEQRTGIRIDYAFQTPERFTAARPELAQRQKPLGTVHAVLCARDAIETPFAVINADDFYGRGAIDAIAAALPELRGAQDAAMVGYRLKNTVSPFGTVTRGVCATENGLLRKVHETYKIQLCPDGTIRDTSGAGAGVALDPEALVSMNMWGYHPAMLDVMAQYFDAFVRDLAPGDEKRECLLPVMMDALTAQGRVNTRVLQTSERWFGLTYQDDKPGVVAALRALHADGTYPPALWK; this is encoded by the coding sequence ATGGATATGACTCTGGTAGTGATGGCGGCCGGGCTCGGCTCGCGCTATGGCGGCGTCAAGCAGATCGAGCGTCTCGGCCCCGACGGCGAGATCCTCATGGAATACGCGATCTACGACGCGCTGCGCGCCGGGTTTGACCGCATCGTGCTCATCATCAAGCCGCAGATGCTGCAGGACGTGCGCGCCCTCTTCGGCGACCGCATCGAGCAGCGCACCGGCATCCGGATCGACTATGCGTTTCAGACGCCGGAGCGCTTCACCGCGGCGCGGCCGGAGCTGGCGCAGCGGCAGAAGCCGCTCGGTACGGTGCACGCCGTGCTGTGCGCGCGCGATGCGATCGAAACGCCGTTCGCCGTCATCAACGCCGATGATTTTTACGGCCGCGGCGCAATCGACGCCATTGCCGCCGCGCTGCCGGAGCTGCGCGGCGCGCAGGACGCCGCCATGGTCGGCTACCGGCTGAAAAACACCGTGAGCCCCTTCGGCACCGTCACGCGCGGCGTGTGCGCGACCGAAAACGGCCTGCTGCGCAAGGTGCACGAGACGTACAAGATCCAGCTGTGCCCCGACGGCACGATCCGCGACACGTCCGGCGCGGGCGCGGGCGTCGCGCTCGACCCCGAGGCGCTCGTGAGCATGAACATGTGGGGCTATCACCCGGCGATGCTGGACGTGATGGCGCAGTATTTTGACGCCTTTGTGCGCGATCTTGCCCCCGGCGACGAGAAGCGCGAGTGTCTGCTGCCCGTGATGATGGACGCGCTCACGGCGCAGGGGCGCGTAAACACGCGCGTGCTGCAGACCAGCGAACGCTGGTTCGGCCTGACGTATCAGGACGACAAGCCCGGCGTCGTCGCGGCGCTGCGCGCCCTGCACGCCGACGGGACGTATCCCCCGGCGCTGTGGAAGTAA
- a CDS encoding S-layer homology domain-containing protein — protein MKRILSIFLSLVLTAALLCPAAAAANETDDNDTGWLYITLDPGHGGDGAGGNDSGAISNTYGYHEADLVLKIGLYLKEELETYRNVHVDMTRSDRYGTSATAPLSKVENRVLFAAGQHSDLLVSLHLNSSPSQSARGAEVLVSNGNYRPEIANVLDSIGGNILVQLEKLGIYNRGLVKKSSQDNTLYPNGKLADYYGIVRYGVENNVPSMIVEHCFISSNSECEQFLSSDAKLRAIAQADARGIAAYYGLQKKAPGEVDVEPTFYDCRHHWAKTSIEAAASAGWVNGVSAGEFQPNGTLTRAAFVTMLGRMAGVKDTDYTTSVFRDVPDGEWYTSFVAWATENGIVDGYGDGIFLPQNNITRQEMAKIMAKYLNWKGLDTTPSSEISSYPINDLNTIGGWAIEPVCFCYEQGLLNGRGSNFAPQANATRAEACVVLCRLQKYVDAQSAQPAAAEPAALAG, from the coding sequence ATGAAACGAATCCTATCTATCTTTCTCTCGCTGGTGCTGACGGCGGCGCTGCTGTGCCCGGCGGCTGCGGCGGCGAACGAGACGGACGACAATGACACCGGCTGGCTGTACATCACGCTCGACCCCGGCCACGGCGGCGACGGCGCGGGCGGCAACGACTCCGGCGCGATCAGCAACACCTATGGTTATCACGAGGCGGATCTTGTGCTCAAGATCGGCCTGTACTTAAAAGAGGAGCTCGAGACCTACCGCAATGTCCACGTGGACATGACGCGCTCGGACCGCTACGGCACGAGCGCCACCGCGCCGCTGAGCAAGGTGGAAAACCGCGTGCTCTTTGCAGCAGGTCAGCACTCCGATCTGCTCGTGAGCCTGCATCTGAATTCCTCGCCCAGCCAGTCGGCGCGCGGCGCTGAGGTGCTCGTCAGTAACGGCAACTACCGGCCCGAGATCGCCAATGTGCTCGACAGTATCGGCGGGAATATCCTCGTACAGCTCGAAAAGCTCGGCATTTATAATCGCGGCCTGGTCAAAAAGAGTTCGCAGGACAACACGCTCTATCCCAACGGCAAGCTCGCCGATTACTACGGCATCGTCCGCTACGGTGTGGAGAACAATGTCCCGTCCATGATCGTGGAGCACTGCTTTATCAGCAGCAACAGCGAGTGTGAGCAGTTCCTGTCGAGTGACGCCAAGCTCCGGGCCATCGCGCAGGCGGACGCGCGCGGCATCGCGGCCTATTATGGTCTTCAGAAGAAAGCCCCCGGCGAGGTTGATGTCGAGCCGACGTTCTATGACTGCCGCCATCACTGGGCCAAGACGTCCATTGAGGCCGCGGCGAGCGCCGGCTGGGTCAACGGCGTGAGCGCAGGGGAGTTCCAGCCGAACGGCACGCTCACGCGCGCCGCGTTTGTGACGATGCTCGGCCGCATGGCGGGCGTCAAGGATACGGACTATACCACCAGCGTGTTTCGGGACGTCCCGGACGGGGAGTGGTACACGTCGTTTGTGGCCTGGGCCACGGAAAACGGGATCGTGGACGGCTACGGCGACGGGATATTCCTCCCGCAAAACAACATCACCCGTCAGGAAATGGCGAAGATCATGGCAAAATACCTGAACTGGAAGGGACTGGACACCACGCCGTCGTCCGAGATCTCGTCGTATCCGATCAACGACCTGAACACCATCGGCGGTTGGGCGATCGAGCCGGTCTGCTTCTGCTATGAGCAGGGCCTGCTCAACGGCCGCGGTTCCAATTTTGCCCCGCAGGCCAACGCCACGCGCGCCGAGGCGTGTGTGGTGCTCTGCCGCCTTCAGAAGTATGTGGACGCACAGTCCGCGCAGCCGGCCGCAGCAGAGCCGGCAGCGCTTGCCGGTTGA
- a CDS encoding ATP-binding protein, with protein MARNGIYLARAREQIAQQRAENEREHRRRVDDAYRRVPGLRALDQTLQQQMIALVGLTMRHGSDPTEELRALERANLDTQAQRAELLTAYHLPVDYTDDIYTCPRCHDTGYVQGQPCECLLRRYNAELTRDLSRLLQHGDESFEHFDLTLYDENARPKMERVFQVCRSFAQTFRPGTMNLLLQGGTGLGKTYLSACIARVVAGAGYAVAYETAASAFDAFECAKFQRGSADGEAAAQRVEQYLGCDLMILDDLGTEMITAYSTSALYTLINTRLTRAKATIISTNCSNEELQKKYTPQILSRIEGEYQTLPFVGRDIRQIKKEREA; from the coding sequence ATGGCCCGCAATGGGATCTATCTGGCGCGCGCCCGCGAGCAGATCGCGCAGCAGCGCGCGGAAAATGAGCGCGAGCACCGCCGCCGCGTGGACGACGCCTACCGCCGCGTGCCCGGCCTGCGCGCGCTCGATCAGACGCTGCAGCAGCAGATGATCGCGCTCGTCGGCCTGACGATGCGCCACGGCAGCGACCCGACGGAGGAGCTGCGCGCGCTCGAGCGCGCGAATCTCGACACGCAGGCGCAGCGCGCCGAACTGCTGACGGCGTACCACCTGCCGGTGGATTATACCGACGACATTTACACCTGCCCCCGCTGCCATGACACGGGCTATGTGCAGGGGCAGCCGTGCGAGTGCCTGCTGCGGCGCTACAACGCCGAGCTCACGCGCGACCTCAGCCGCCTGCTGCAGCACGGCGACGAGTCGTTCGAGCACTTCGACCTGACGCTCTACGACGAGAACGCGCGGCCGAAGATGGAGCGCGTGTTTCAGGTCTGCCGCTCGTTTGCGCAGACGTTCCGCCCCGGCACGATGAACCTGCTGCTGCAGGGCGGCACGGGGCTGGGCAAGACGTATCTGTCGGCGTGCATCGCGCGCGTCGTCGCGGGCGCGGGCTACGCCGTCGCCTATGAGACGGCCGCGAGCGCATTCGATGCGTTCGAGTGCGCGAAGTTCCAGCGCGGCAGCGCCGACGGCGAGGCCGCCGCGCAGCGCGTGGAACAGTATCTCGGCTGTGATCTGATGATCCTCGACGATCTCGGCACCGAGATGATCACGGCCTACTCCACGAGCGCGCTCTACACGCTCATCAACACGCGCCTGACGCGCGCCAAGGCCACCATCATCAGCACGAACTGCTCCAACGAGGAGCTGCAGAAAAAATACACGCCGCAGATCCTGTCGCGCATCGAGGGCGAATACCAGACGCTCCCGTTCGTGGGGCGGGACATCCGGCAGATCAAAAAGGAGCGCGAAGCATGA
- a CDS encoding DnaD domain protein encodes MDRAEFTLSRPVCLSLPVEEVDKLLREKDGRCALVYLALLRAGGKPFPAESIGLTERELRQTMERLCALGLVSAAGKSSPAPAGRTAPAADKPGAAEPKLVPAAELPQYTAEDIASRMLSDEPMQTVRREAEQLYGRKLTTPEMNMLLGLRDYLGLPADVLMELIHYVFQEYRAERGHAGTPTMRRIEKEAYAWADQEIHTTAQAEEYLQRRQARRELAQQVLQVLQIQDRAPSRTERGYITSWLDMGFGCDAIAEAYDRTVVATGARKWAYLNRILMSWHEKGLHTPEEIETGDPRAAGKRRAANPAAPAAERDDLDRVEQLLRKMEQTNT; translated from the coding sequence ATGGATCGAGCCGAATTTACGCTGTCGCGGCCGGTGTGTCTGTCGCTGCCGGTCGAGGAAGTGGACAAGCTGCTGCGGGAAAAAGACGGGCGCTGCGCCCTGGTATATCTGGCGCTGCTGCGCGCCGGCGGAAAGCCGTTTCCCGCCGAAAGCATTGGCCTGACCGAGCGCGAACTGCGCCAGACGATGGAGCGGCTGTGCGCGCTCGGGCTCGTCTCCGCCGCCGGGAAGTCGTCCCCTGCCCCGGCCGGCCGTACAGCGCCCGCGGCAGACAAGCCGGGCGCGGCCGAGCCGAAGCTCGTGCCGGCGGCCGAGCTGCCGCAGTACACGGCCGAGGACATCGCCAGCCGGATGCTCAGCGACGAGCCGATGCAGACCGTGCGCCGCGAGGCCGAGCAGCTCTACGGCCGCAAGCTCACGACGCCCGAGATGAATATGCTCCTGGGCCTGCGCGACTATCTGGGTCTCCCGGCCGACGTGCTCATGGAGCTGATCCACTACGTGTTTCAGGAATACCGCGCCGAGCGCGGCCACGCCGGCACGCCGACGATGCGCCGGATCGAAAAGGAGGCCTATGCGTGGGCCGATCAGGAGATCCACACGACGGCGCAGGCGGAGGAATATTTACAACGCAGACAGGCGCGGCGGGAGCTGGCGCAGCAGGTGCTGCAGGTGCTGCAGATCCAGGACCGCGCGCCGAGCCGCACCGAGCGCGGCTACATCACGAGCTGGCTGGATATGGGCTTCGGCTGCGACGCCATCGCCGAGGCATACGACCGCACGGTCGTGGCGACCGGGGCGCGCAAGTGGGCGTACCTCAACCGCATCCTCATGAGCTGGCACGAAAAAGGGCTGCACACGCCCGAGGAGATCGAGACCGGCGACCCGCGCGCAGCGGGCAAGCGCCGCGCGGCCAATCCGGCTGCGCCGGCGGCCGAGCGCGACGATCTCGACCGCGTGGAGCAGCTGCTCCGCAAGATGGAGCAGACCAACACCTAA
- the mreC gene encoding rod shape-determining protein MreC, with the protein MNWKTYLKKKGARVGAIVVAVVLVLALIAGALGGKAGFLTNLDGIVRAPLQKAATVTAQWLESIYGYIYKYDQLRAENEQLRTQLAEAQAQAREGQEAIAENERYRDLLGFTQRHTDFELEPANVVSYGASNWSSTLTLSKGSDSGIEVGDCVMNESGALVGQVIETGSTWATVRTVIDVDMSVGGYVSGSGATAMVLGDFTLMQQGCARFGYLAEGMSIFTGDTVLTSGKGGAFPAGLVVGTITDVRTEAGGQQTYGVITPACDLGELLQVFVIKDFDVVS; encoded by the coding sequence TTGAACTGGAAAACGTATCTGAAAAAGAAAGGCGCGCGCGTCGGCGCGATCGTGGTCGCGGTCGTGCTCGTGCTCGCGCTGATCGCCGGGGCGCTCGGCGGCAAGGCGGGATTCCTCACGAATCTCGACGGCATCGTGCGCGCGCCGCTGCAGAAGGCCGCGACCGTCACGGCGCAGTGGCTCGAGAGCATCTACGGCTACATTTATAAATATGACCAGCTCCGGGCCGAAAACGAGCAGCTACGCACGCAGCTGGCCGAGGCTCAGGCGCAGGCGCGTGAAGGGCAGGAGGCGATCGCGGAAAACGAGCGCTATCGTGACCTGCTGGGCTTCACGCAGCGGCACACGGACTTCGAGCTCGAGCCCGCGAACGTCGTGTCCTACGGCGCGTCGAACTGGTCGAGCACGCTCACGCTCAGCAAGGGCAGCGACAGCGGCATCGAGGTCGGCGACTGCGTCATGAACGAGTCCGGCGCGCTCGTCGGTCAGGTCATCGAGACCGGCAGCACCTGGGCGACCGTGCGCACGGTCATCGACGTGGATATGAGCGTCGGCGGCTATGTCAGCGGCAGCGGCGCGACGGCCATGGTCCTCGGCGACTTCACGCTCATGCAGCAGGGCTGCGCCCGCTTCGGCTATCTGGCCGAGGGCATGAGCATCTTCACCGGCGACACCGTGCTCACGTCCGGCAAGGGAGGCGCGTTCCCGGCGGGCCTCGTTGTCGGCACGATCACGGACGTGCGCACCGAGGCCGGCGGCCAGCAGACCTACGGCGTCATCACGCCTGCGTGTGACCTCGGCGAGCTGCTGCAGGTGTTCGTCATCAAAGACTTTGACGTGGTGAGCTGA